One genomic window of Streptomyces sp. NBC_01498 includes the following:
- the afsQ1 gene encoding two-component system response regulator AfsQ1, whose product MPFLLLIEDDDAIRTALELSLSRQGHRVATAATGEDGLNLLREQRPDLIVLDVMLPGIDGFEVCRRIRRTDQLPIILLTARSDDIDVVVGLESGADDYVVKPVQGRVLDARIRAVLRRGEREATDSATFGSLVIDRSAMTVTKNGDDLQLTPTELRLLLELSRRPGQALSRQQLLRLVWEHDYLGDSRLVDACVQRLRAKVEDVPSSPTLIRTVRGVGYRLDAPS is encoded by the coding sequence GTGCCTTTCCTGTTGCTGATCGAGGACGACGACGCCATCCGCACGGCCCTCGAACTCTCGTTGTCACGCCAGGGCCACCGGGTGGCCACTGCGGCGACGGGAGAGGACGGCCTGAATCTGCTGCGAGAACAACGCCCGGATCTGATCGTTCTGGACGTGATGCTGCCCGGTATCGACGGTTTCGAAGTGTGCCGTCGGATCAGGCGGACCGACCAGTTGCCGATCATTCTGCTGACCGCGCGCAGCGACGACATCGACGTGGTCGTCGGGCTGGAGTCCGGCGCGGACGACTATGTGGTCAAACCCGTGCAGGGCCGGGTGCTGGACGCCCGTATCCGGGCCGTCCTGCGGCGCGGGGAGCGGGAGGCGACCGACTCGGCGACCTTCGGCAGCCTGGTCATCGACCGTTCGGCGATGACCGTGACGAAGAACGGTGACGACCTCCAGCTGACGCCGACCGAGCTGCGGCTGCTGCTGGAGCTGAGCCGGCGGCCCGGCCAGGCGCTGTCCCGGCAGCAGTTGCTGCGGCTGGTGTGGGAGCACGACTATCTCGGCGACTCGCGGCTGGTCGACGCCTGTGTGCAGCGGCTGCGCGCGAAGGTGGAGGACGTACCGTCGTCGCCGACCCTGATCCGTACCGTGCGGGGCGTGGGCTACCGGCTGGACGCGCCTTCGTGA
- a CDS encoding purine-nucleoside phosphorylase, translating to MNASVIPATADGSADPHAAASAAAVRLRELTGAETHDVALVMGSGWAPAVAALGAPEAEFPVTELPGFPPPVVAGHGGTIRSYAIADKRALVFLGRTHYYEGRGVAAVAHGVRTAVASGCKTIVLTNGCGGLREGMRPGQPVLISDHINLTAASPIVGPNFVDLTDLYSPRLRALCKEVDPGLEEGVYVQFPGPHYETPAEINMVRVLGGDLVGMSTVLEAIAAREAGAEVLGISLVTNLAAGLSGEPLNHEEVLQAGRDSATQMGALLARVLERI from the coding sequence GTGAACGCATCTGTTATCCCGGCCACGGCCGACGGATCCGCCGACCCCCACGCCGCCGCCTCCGCCGCCGCGGTGCGCCTGCGCGAGCTCACCGGCGCCGAGACCCACGACGTGGCCCTGGTGATGGGCTCCGGCTGGGCACCCGCCGTCGCCGCGCTGGGAGCACCCGAGGCCGAGTTCCCGGTGACCGAACTGCCGGGCTTTCCCCCGCCGGTCGTCGCCGGCCACGGCGGGACGATCCGCTCCTACGCGATCGCCGACAAGCGCGCGCTGGTCTTCCTGGGCCGTACGCACTACTACGAGGGCCGCGGCGTCGCGGCGGTCGCGCACGGCGTCCGTACGGCCGTCGCCTCCGGCTGCAAGACCATCGTGCTGACGAACGGCTGCGGCGGGCTGCGCGAGGGCATGCGGCCTGGCCAGCCGGTGCTGATCAGCGACCACATCAACCTGACGGCGGCCTCGCCGATCGTCGGCCCCAACTTCGTGGACCTCACCGACCTGTACTCGCCCCGGCTGCGGGCGCTGTGCAAAGAGGTGGACCCGGGTCTGGAGGAGGGCGTGTACGTCCAGTTCCCCGGCCCGCACTACGAGACGCCCGCCGAGATCAACATGGTCCGGGTGCTCGGCGGCGACCTGGTCGGCATGTCGACCGTGCTGGAGGCCATCGCGGCACGGGAGGCGGGGGCCGAGGTCCTGGGCATCTCGCTGGTCACGAACCTGGCGGCGGGCCTGTCGGGCGAGCCGCTGAACCACGAGGAAGTGCTCCAGGCGGGGCGGGACTCGGCGACGCAGATGGGCGCGCTGCTCGCGCGGGTGCTGGAACGCATCTGA
- the deoC gene encoding deoxyribose-phosphate aldolase, with translation MPTTAPSPTGFAVGGAPLADVTASDSSLRRFLHGLPGVDAVGLEARAASLGTRSIKTTAKAYAIDLAISMIDLTTLEGADTPGKVRSLAAKALHPDPTDRTVPTTAALCVYPDMVETAVAALAGSDVKVASVATAFPAGRAALAVKLADVRDAVAAGADEVDMVIDRGAFLGGHYLKVYEEIAAVKAECGTARLKVIFENGELSTYDNIRRASWLGMAAGADFIKTSTGKVAVNATPANTLLMLEAVRDFRALTGVQVGVKPAGGIRTSKDAIKFLVLVNETVGEDWLDNHWFRFGASSLLNDLLMQRQKLSTGRYSGPDYVTVD, from the coding sequence ATGCCCACGACTGCACCCTCGCCCACAGGCTTCGCCGTGGGCGGTGCCCCCCTCGCCGACGTGACCGCGTCCGACAGTTCGCTGCGCCGGTTCCTCCACGGCCTGCCCGGCGTCGACGCCGTCGGCCTGGAGGCACGCGCCGCCTCGCTCGGTACGCGTTCGATCAAGACGACGGCCAAGGCGTACGCCATCGACCTGGCCATCTCGATGATCGACCTGACGACCCTCGAAGGCGCCGACACCCCGGGCAAGGTCCGGTCGCTCGCCGCCAAGGCCCTGCACCCGGACCCGACCGACCGCACCGTCCCGACGACGGCCGCGCTCTGCGTCTACCCGGACATGGTGGAGACCGCCGTCGCCGCGCTCGCCGGGAGCGACGTGAAGGTCGCCTCCGTCGCGACCGCCTTCCCGGCGGGCCGCGCCGCCCTCGCGGTGAAGCTCGCCGACGTACGGGACGCGGTCGCCGCCGGTGCCGACGAGGTCGACATGGTGATCGACCGGGGCGCGTTCCTCGGGGGTCACTACCTGAAGGTCTACGAGGAGATCGCCGCCGTGAAGGCGGAGTGCGGGACCGCCCGGCTCAAAGTGATCTTCGAGAACGGTGAGCTGTCCACGTACGACAACATCCGCCGCGCCTCCTGGCTCGGCATGGCCGCCGGCGCGGACTTCATCAAGACGTCGACCGGCAAGGTCGCCGTCAACGCCACCCCCGCCAACACACTGCTGATGCTGGAGGCCGTACGCGACTTCCGTGCCCTCACCGGTGTCCAGGTCGGCGTGAAGCCCGCCGGAGGCATCCGGACCAGCAAGGACGCGATCAAGTTCCTGGTGCTGGTCAACGAGACCGTCGGCGAGGACTGGCTGGACAACCACTGGTTCCGCTTCGGCGCGTCCAGCCTTCTCAACGACCTGCTGATGCAGCGCCAGAAGCTCTCCACCGGCCGCTACTCCGGCCCCGACTACGTCACAGTGGACTGA
- a CDS encoding maleylpyruvate isomerase N-terminal domain-containing protein, producing the protein MEKTLEFPVLLRMIDERAVVFRAAVASAPSLDVRVPTCPEWTLLDLVRHLGEVHRHWADVVTAGLTEGSPADPASNSDPETALDAGPVSDPEAHPGTAPGTAPDSDPQAHPGTAPGTESDPAPDVAAGAAPAVPGEPAALLAWSAGSTERLLGALRESGPDRGCRTWWGGSQSPQTSGAVARHQVQEAAVHTYDARITVGAPQPLPDDAALDGVDEFLSTCCGGFAWPYEPSVIDFHATEGASWRLSLPTGRARLTRLPVPGTGPEAATAADDPDVAYASARGTAAELVLVLYGRVPLDSLTLGGERRLFDLLEAWDPEE; encoded by the coding sequence GTGGAGAAGACCCTGGAGTTCCCTGTCCTGCTGCGGATGATCGACGAGCGAGCGGTCGTGTTCCGGGCCGCCGTCGCCTCCGCGCCCAGCCTCGACGTACGGGTGCCGACCTGCCCCGAGTGGACGCTGCTGGACCTGGTCCGGCATCTGGGCGAGGTGCACCGCCACTGGGCCGACGTCGTCACCGCGGGGCTCACCGAGGGTTCCCCGGCCGACCCGGCATCCAACAGCGACCCTGAGACCGCACTCGACGCCGGACCCGTCAGCGACCCCGAGGCCCATCCCGGGACCGCCCCCGGCACCGCACCCGACAGCGACCCCCAGGCCCATCCCGGTACCGCCCCCGGAACCGAATCCGACCCCGCGCCCGACGTCGCGGCGGGGGCCGCCCCGGCCGTGCCCGGTGAGCCCGCGGCCCTGCTGGCCTGGTCGGCCGGGTCCACGGAGCGGTTGCTGGGCGCGCTGCGGGAGTCCGGCCCGGACCGGGGCTGCCGGACGTGGTGGGGCGGGTCGCAGTCGCCGCAGACCAGCGGTGCCGTCGCCCGGCACCAGGTCCAGGAAGCCGCGGTGCACACCTACGACGCCCGGATCACCGTGGGCGCCCCGCAGCCGCTGCCGGACGACGCGGCGCTCGACGGGGTCGACGAGTTCCTCTCCACCTGCTGCGGAGGCTTCGCGTGGCCGTACGAGCCCTCCGTGATCGACTTCCACGCCACCGAGGGCGCGTCCTGGCGCCTCTCGCTCCCCACCGGCCGGGCGCGGCTCACCCGCCTTCCCGTGCCGGGTACGGGGCCCGAGGCCGCCACCGCCGCCGACGACCCGGACGTGGCGTACGCCTCCGCCCGGGGCACGGCCGCCGAACTGGTGCTGGTTCTGTACGGCCGTGTTCCGCTGGACTCGCTCACGCTGGGCGGCGAACGGCGCCTCTTCGACCTGCTGGAGGCGTGGGACCCGGAGGAGTAG
- a CDS encoding aldehyde dehydrogenase family protein gives MSESERQSDRQSERQSERRSERLSVFKTYKLYVGGKFPRSESGRVYEVSDSKGRWLANAPQSSRKDARDAVSAARKAFGGWSGATAYNRGQVLYRVAEMLEGRRAQFTAEVAAAEGLSKSKAASVVDATIDRWVWYAGWTDKIGQVTGGANPVAGPYFNLSTPEPSGVVVVLAPRESSFLGLVSVVAPVIATGNTAVVVAGECVPLPALSLGEVLATSDLPGGVVNVLSGRTAELGAPLAAHQDVNGIDLCGADEELAKELEIAAADNLKRVVRPYPVDFTADPGTGRLTAFLETKTVWHPTGSLGASGSGY, from the coding sequence ATGTCTGAGTCCGAGCGACAGTCCGACCGGCAGTCGGAACGGCAGTCGGAACGGCGGTCCGAGCGGCTGTCCGTCTTCAAGACCTACAAGCTGTACGTCGGGGGCAAGTTCCCCCGCTCCGAGAGCGGCCGGGTGTACGAGGTGAGCGACTCGAAGGGACGGTGGCTCGCCAACGCGCCCCAGTCCTCCCGCAAGGACGCCCGTGACGCGGTCTCCGCCGCCCGCAAGGCGTTCGGCGGCTGGTCGGGCGCCACGGCGTACAACAGGGGCCAGGTGCTCTACCGCGTCGCCGAGATGCTGGAGGGCCGCCGCGCGCAGTTCACCGCCGAGGTGGCCGCCGCCGAGGGCCTGTCCAAGTCGAAGGCGGCGTCCGTGGTGGACGCGACCATCGACCGCTGGGTCTGGTACGCGGGCTGGACCGACAAGATCGGCCAGGTGACGGGCGGCGCCAACCCGGTGGCCGGACCGTACTTCAACCTGTCCACCCCGGAGCCCTCCGGCGTGGTGGTCGTCCTCGCGCCGCGGGAGTCGTCGTTCCTCGGCCTGGTCTCGGTCGTCGCCCCGGTGATCGCCACCGGCAACACGGCGGTCGTCGTGGCCGGCGAGTGCGTCCCGCTGCCCGCCCTGTCGCTGGGCGAGGTACTGGCCACCTCCGACCTGCCGGGCGGCGTCGTCAACGTCCTCTCGGGCCGTACGGCGGAGCTGGGCGCCCCGCTCGCGGCGCACCAGGACGTCAACGGCATCGATCTGTGCGGCGCCGACGAGGAGTTGGCGAAGGAGCTGGAGATCGCGGCGGCGGACAACCTCAAGCGGGTGGTGCGCCCGTACCCGGTGGACTTCACGGCCGACCCCGGCACGGGACGGCTGACGGCGTTCCTGGAGACGAAGACCGTGTGGCACCCGACGGGCAGCCTGGGCGCGTCGGGCTCCGGCTACTGA
- a CDS encoding PH domain-containing protein, with protein sequence MTSSEQPSEPTYAERVFRSPAGIAGGVLLLALGAWFGIDAVVRGHGRTPWLALAGLLFAVPLVVAFTMRPAVFAGDDRLRIRNPFRTIVLPWASVSDVRAGYSSEVFTEGGTKYQLWAVPVSLRKRKRAMRRPPSRRRGSPAADLTEAPPHTPDADHAVAELRTQAERCAPRPTAQGEPRVRWAYEILAPTLAGLLVLVILLATG encoded by the coding sequence ATGACGAGTTCCGAACAGCCCTCCGAGCCGACCTACGCGGAGCGTGTCTTCCGGTCGCCCGCCGGTATCGCCGGCGGTGTGCTGCTGCTCGCGCTCGGGGCGTGGTTCGGGATCGACGCCGTGGTCCGGGGCCACGGCCGGACACCCTGGCTGGCGCTCGCGGGCCTGCTGTTCGCCGTGCCGCTCGTGGTGGCCTTCACGATGCGGCCGGCGGTGTTCGCGGGCGACGACCGGCTGCGGATCAGGAATCCGTTCCGCACGATCGTGCTGCCGTGGGCGTCCGTGTCCGACGTACGGGCCGGTTATTCGAGCGAGGTGTTCACCGAGGGCGGTACGAAATACCAGCTCTGGGCGGTGCCCGTCTCGCTGCGCAAGCGCAAGCGCGCGATGCGCCGCCCGCCGTCGCGCCGCCGCGGGTCGCCGGCCGCGGACCTGACCGAGGCGCCGCCGCACACCCCGGACGCGGACCACGCGGTCGCCGAGCTGCGCACCCAGGCGGAACGCTGCGCGCCCCGCCCGACGGCGCAGGGCGAGCCACGGGTGCGCTGGGCGTACGAGATCCTGGCCCCGACCCTGGCGGGCCTGCTGGTCCTGGTGATCCTGCTCGCGACGGGGTGA
- a CDS encoding aldehyde dehydrogenase family protein, with translation MAFEYAPAPESRSVVDIAPSYGLFIDGEFTDAADGKVFKTVSPATEEVLSEVARAGAEDVDRAVKAARRAFVKWSALPGAERAKYLFRIARIIQERSRELAVLETLDNGKPIRETRDADLPLVAAHFFYYAGWADKLDHAGFGRRTADGHGGPRPLGVAGQVIPWNFPLLMLAWKIAPALATGNTVVLKPAETTPLSALFFADICRQAGLPRGVVNILPGYGDAGAALVAHEDVNKVAFTGSTAVGKAIARQVAGTDKKVTLELGGKGANIVFDDAPIDQAVEGIVTGIFFNQGQVCCAGSRLLVQESVQDELLDSLKRRLSTLRVGDPLDKNTDMGAINSAEQLSRIRTLADAGEAEGADRWSPACELPSSGYWFAPTLFTNVTQAHTVARDEIFGPVLSVLTFRTPDEAVAKANNTQYGLSAGIWTEKGSRILAVASKLRAGVVWANTFNKFDPTSPFGGYKESGYGREGGRHGLEAYLDV, from the coding sequence ATGGCTTTCGAATACGCACCGGCCCCCGAGTCGCGCTCGGTCGTCGACATCGCGCCGAGCTACGGCCTGTTCATCGACGGCGAGTTCACCGACGCCGCCGACGGCAAGGTCTTCAAGACGGTCTCCCCCGCGACCGAGGAGGTCCTCTCCGAGGTCGCCCGCGCGGGCGCCGAGGACGTCGACCGGGCCGTGAAGGCGGCCCGCAGGGCGTTCGTGAAGTGGTCGGCCCTGCCGGGCGCCGAGCGCGCCAAGTACCTCTTCCGGATCGCCCGGATCATCCAGGAGCGTTCGCGCGAACTGGCCGTCCTGGAGACCCTCGACAACGGCAAGCCGATCCGCGAGACCCGCGACGCCGACCTCCCGCTGGTCGCCGCGCACTTCTTCTACTACGCGGGCTGGGCCGACAAGCTCGACCACGCCGGTTTCGGCCGGAGGACGGCGGACGGACACGGCGGGCCGCGCCCGCTGGGCGTCGCCGGCCAGGTCATCCCGTGGAACTTCCCGCTGCTGATGCTCGCGTGGAAGATCGCCCCGGCGCTCGCCACCGGCAACACCGTGGTCCTCAAGCCCGCCGAGACCACCCCGCTCAGCGCGCTGTTCTTCGCCGACATCTGCCGCCAGGCCGGTCTGCCGCGCGGAGTCGTCAACATCCTTCCCGGGTACGGCGACGCGGGCGCCGCCCTCGTCGCGCACGAGGACGTCAACAAGGTCGCCTTCACCGGTTCGACCGCCGTCGGCAAGGCCATCGCCCGGCAGGTCGCGGGCACGGACAAGAAGGTCACGCTCGAACTCGGCGGCAAAGGCGCCAACATCGTCTTCGACGACGCCCCGATCGACCAGGCCGTCGAGGGCATCGTCACCGGCATCTTCTTCAACCAGGGCCAGGTCTGCTGCGCCGGATCGCGGCTGCTGGTCCAGGAGTCCGTCCAGGACGAACTGCTGGACTCGCTGAAGCGGCGGCTGTCCACGCTGCGGGTCGGCGACCCGCTGGACAAGAACACGGACATGGGCGCGATCAACTCCGCCGAGCAGCTCTCCCGGATCCGTACGCTGGCCGACGCGGGCGAGGCGGAGGGCGCCGACCGCTGGTCGCCCGCGTGCGAACTCCCGTCGTCCGGCTACTGGTTCGCACCGACCCTCTTCACCAACGTCACGCAGGCGCACACCGTCGCGCGCGACGAGATCTTCGGCCCGGTGCTCTCCGTCCTGACGTTCCGCACACCGGACGAGGCGGTCGCCAAGGCCAACAACACGCAGTACGGCCTCTCCGCCGGTATCTGGACGGAGAAGGGCTCCCGCATCCTCGCCGTGGCGAGCAAGCTCCGCGCGGGTGTGGTGTGGGCCAACACGTTCAACAAGTTCGACCCGACCTCGCCCTTCGGCGGCTACAAGGAGTCGGGCTACGGCCGCGAGGGCGGTCGCCACGGCCTGGAGGCGTATCTCGATGTCTGA
- a CDS encoding gamma-glutamylcyclotransferase gives MSLYAAYAGNLDARLMSRRAPHSPLRGTGWLNGWRLTFGGEQMGWEGALATLVEAPRSQVFVALYDIAPMDEDSMDRWEGVGLDIYRRMRVRVDTLDGKEPAWLYVLNGYEGGLPSARYLGELAEAAESAGAPHDYVMELRKRAC, from the coding sequence ATGTCGCTCTACGCCGCGTACGCCGGCAACCTCGACGCGCGGCTGATGTCCCGCCGCGCCCCGCACTCCCCACTGCGCGGCACCGGCTGGCTCAACGGCTGGCGGCTCACGTTCGGCGGAGAGCAGATGGGCTGGGAGGGCGCGCTGGCCACCCTCGTGGAGGCGCCCCGCTCGCAGGTCTTCGTCGCGCTGTACGACATCGCGCCGATGGACGAGGACTCGATGGACCGCTGGGAAGGTGTCGGGCTCGACATCTACCGGCGTATGCGGGTGCGCGTGGACACGCTGGACGGCAAGGAGCCGGCCTGGCTGTACGTCCTCAACGGGTACGAGGGCGGCCTGCCGTCGGCGCGTTATCTCGGCGAACTGGCCGAGGCCGCCGAGTCGGCCGGGGCCCCGCACGACTATGTGATGGAACTGCGGAAGCGCGCGTGCTGA
- a CDS encoding SigE family RNA polymerase sigma factor, whose product MNSTHSTASSAVVTRLHDVARSTEKSGAVNGRGCVRGAGRPYRPPYIAVVETAPKPAGENPGRETGREKAGREQAGRGNEGTAYGKVTGERTVRTEATDAETAFTAYVQERRASLYATAYHLTGDRFEAEDLLQSALFSTYRAWDRISDKAAVGGYLRRTMTNLHISAWRRRKLNEYPTEELPETAGDTDAMRGTELRTVLWQALSRLPETQRTMLVLRYYEGRTDPEIADILNISVGTVKSSIWRSLRRLREDEVLSFGRDEEESFGELVA is encoded by the coding sequence ATGAACTCAACTCACAGCACGGCCTCGAGCGCAGTGGTCACGCGTCTCCACGACGTCGCACGGAGCACCGAGAAGTCCGGCGCCGTGAACGGGCGGGGGTGCGTTCGCGGCGCCGGGCGTCCGTACCGGCCGCCGTACATCGCGGTGGTCGAAACGGCGCCGAAGCCCGCGGGGGAGAACCCGGGCCGGGAGACCGGTCGGGAGAAGGCCGGTCGTGAGCAGGCCGGGCGGGGGAACGAGGGCACGGCGTACGGGAAGGTCACGGGGGAGCGCACCGTACGGACGGAGGCCACGGACGCCGAGACGGCGTTCACCGCCTACGTCCAGGAGCGCCGGGCCTCCCTGTACGCCACCGCCTACCACCTCACGGGCGACCGCTTCGAGGCCGAGGACCTGCTCCAGAGCGCGCTGTTCTCCACCTACCGCGCCTGGGACCGGATCAGCGACAAGGCGGCCGTCGGCGGCTATCTCCGCCGCACCATGACCAACCTGCACATCAGCGCGTGGCGCAGGCGCAAGCTCAACGAGTACCCGACGGAGGAGCTGCCGGAGACGGCGGGCGACACCGACGCGATGCGCGGCACGGAGCTGCGCACGGTGCTCTGGCAGGCGCTCTCGCGCCTTCCCGAGACGCAGCGCACGATGCTGGTGCTGCGCTACTACGAGGGCCGGACCGATCCCGAGATCGCGGACATCCTCAACATCAGTGTCGGCACGGTGAAGTCGAGCATCTGGCGGTCGCTCCGCCGGCTGCGCGAGGACGAGGTCCTCAGCTTCGGACGTGACGAGGAAGAGTCCTTCGGCGAGCTGGTGGCCTGA
- a CDS encoding phospho-sugar mutase — MQQDLIARAEAWLAEDPDGDTRDELRKLLDSGDPDALAERFAGTLQFGTAGLRGELGAGPMRMNRPVVIRAAAGLAAYLRSTGQGDGLVVVGYDARHKSADFARDTAAVMTGAGLRAAVLPRPLPTPVLAFAIRHLGAVAGVEVTASHNPPRDNGYKVYLGDGSQIVSPVDASIAAEIDAVGPLATVPRPEDGWEVLGDEVLTAYLERALTVLSPGSPRTARVVHTALHGVGTETLNAAFARAGFPAPVAVAEQAAPDPDFPTVAFPNPEEPGAMDLAFAAARRAAPDIVIANDPDADRCAVAVPDAEAASGWRMLRGDEVGALLAAHLVSKGATGVFAESIVSSSLLGRIAEAAGVGYEETLTGFKWIARVEGLRYGYEEALGYCVDPGGVRDKDGITAALLVAELASALKEKGRGLTDLLDDLALAHGLHATDQLSVRVRDLSLIARAMDRLRDEPPTELAGLTVVSAEDLSAGAGGLPPTDGLRYHLEGAYRARVIVRPSGTEPKLKCYLEAVIPVTDASGLPAARARGAELLSALKRDLSEAAGI, encoded by the coding sequence GTGCAGCAGGACCTCATCGCGCGCGCCGAGGCGTGGCTGGCCGAGGACCCGGACGGGGACACGCGGGACGAGCTGCGGAAGCTCCTCGACTCCGGTGACCCGGACGCGCTGGCCGAACGGTTCGCCGGCACGCTCCAGTTCGGCACGGCCGGGCTCCGGGGCGAACTGGGCGCCGGGCCGATGCGGATGAACCGCCCGGTGGTCATCCGCGCCGCCGCCGGGCTCGCCGCGTACCTCAGGTCCACGGGCCAGGGCGACGGACTCGTCGTCGTCGGCTACGACGCCCGCCACAAGTCCGCCGACTTCGCGCGCGACACGGCGGCCGTCATGACCGGGGCGGGGCTGCGCGCCGCTGTCCTGCCGCGTCCGCTGCCGACCCCCGTACTGGCCTTCGCCATACGGCACTTGGGCGCCGTGGCCGGGGTGGAGGTCACCGCCAGCCACAACCCGCCGCGTGACAACGGCTACAAGGTCTATCTCGGCGACGGCTCCCAGATCGTGTCGCCCGTGGACGCGTCCATCGCGGCGGAGATCGACGCGGTCGGCCCGCTGGCGACGGTGCCGCGCCCGGAGGACGGCTGGGAGGTCCTCGGCGACGAGGTGCTGACGGCCTATCTGGAGCGCGCGCTGACCGTCCTGAGCCCCGGCTCGCCCCGTACCGCCCGTGTCGTCCACACGGCGCTGCACGGCGTCGGTACGGAGACCCTGAACGCCGCCTTCGCGCGGGCCGGTTTCCCCGCGCCCGTGGCGGTGGCCGAACAGGCCGCGCCCGACCCGGACTTCCCCACCGTCGCGTTCCCGAACCCGGAGGAGCCGGGCGCGATGGACCTGGCGTTCGCCGCGGCCCGGCGCGCCGCCCCGGACATCGTCATCGCCAACGACCCGGACGCGGACCGCTGCGCGGTGGCCGTACCGGACGCGGAGGCGGCGAGCGGCTGGCGGATGCTGCGCGGCGACGAGGTGGGCGCGCTGCTGGCCGCGCACCTGGTGAGCAAGGGCGCGACGGGCGTGTTCGCCGAGTCGATCGTGTCGTCGTCGCTGCTCGGGCGGATCGCGGAGGCGGCGGGCGTCGGGTACGAGGAGACGCTCACCGGCTTCAAGTGGATCGCCCGCGTGGAGGGTCTGCGGTACGGGTACGAGGAGGCGCTCGGCTACTGCGTCGACCCCGGCGGCGTACGCGACAAGGACGGCATCACGGCGGCGCTGCTCGTCGCGGAACTGGCGTCCGCGCTGAAGGAGAAGGGCCGGGGCCTGACGGACCTGCTGGACGATCTGGCGCTGGCGCACGGCCTGCACGCCACGGACCAGCTGTCGGTGCGGGTACGGGACCTGTCGCTGATCGCACGGGCCATGGACCGGCTGCGCGACGAGCCGCCGACGGAGCTGGCCGGTCTGACGGTGGTCTCGGCGGAGGACCTCTCGGCGGGCGCGGGCGGGCTCCCGCCGACGGACGGGCTGCGCTACCACCTGGAGGGCGCGTACCGGGCCCGGGTGATCGTCCGCCCGAGCGGTACGGAACCGAAGCTGAAGTGCTACCTGGAGGCGGTGATCCCGGTCACGGACGCCTCCGGCCTGCCGGCGGCCCGCGCACGGGGCGCGGAGCTGCTGTCGGCCCTGAAGCGGGACCTGTCGGAGGCGGCGGGCATCTGA